From the Kallotenue papyrolyticum genome, the window ATGATCGCGGGACGGCTGGAGGTCCTACGCGAATTGCCCAACCTGCTTGGCCAACGGCGGCGCATCCAGGCGCGGCGGCAGGTCGCGGCGGAAGATCTGGCGCGTTGGCTGGCGCCGGCGGTGACGGTGCGTGAGATGCTCGCCGAGCAACGCCGCCTGCGCGTGTTGCTCCAGGCGGCCTAGGCGCGCGTCGTCAGCGCTAGGTGCGGAGCGATGGACGGATGGCCTCGCTCGTGGTCCGCTCGCGCAGAAAGCGAGCAAAGACCTCGTTGCCCAGCATGCGGCCACGCGGCGTCAGGCGCACGCCGACGGCATCGGCGGTCAGCAGGCCCAGCTCCACCAGCTCGTCAATGGTTGCGCCGTAGATCGCGCGCAGATCGTGGCCGCAGCGCTCGCGGAAGTGGGCATAGCTCACGCCCACGTTGAGCCGCAGCCCCATCAGCATGGTTTCCTCGAAGAGATCGTCCTCGCTCAGCGCGCTGGTCTCGGCGATCGGCAGACGACCCTGGCGCACCGCTGCGATATAGTCCTCCACGCCCAGCACGTTGTGCCAGCGCTGTGGGTAGCGGTGGCCGTGCGCGCCCGCGCCGCAGCCCAGGTAGTCGGCGTTGAGCCAGTAGGCGACGTTGTGGTGGCAGGCGCCTGCCGGCAGCTCCTGATCGCCGGATGTGGCAGCGGCGCGCGCCCAGTTGGAGATTTCGTACTGCGCATAGCCGGCGGCTGCCAGACGTTCGAGCGCCAGCTCGTACATCGCGGCGGTAGTGTCATCGTCGGGCACGCGTACGCTGCCGCTCGTGACCTGACGGTGCAACGGCGTGCCCGGTTCCAGGATCAGC encodes:
- the hemW gene encoding radical SAM family heme chaperone HemW, whose amino-acid sequence is MMNPVRHLYIHVPFCQRRCAYCDFNTYANLEHRIAAYVEALCQELDSYARQLGRAPAAPPEGTAAAPLTRAALRPTIFLGGGTPTMLSLAQIERVLQAADAIVPLAEAEVTTEANPGTVIDEAYLRGLRSLGINRISFGVQTFHDPTLRVLGRIHTAAEAIATYRQALRAGFTRINLDFIFGLPGQTLAQWTQTLDRLIDLAPEHVSLYSLILEPGTPLHRQVTSGSVRVPDDDTTAAMYELALERLAAAGYAQYEISNWARAAATSGDQELPAGACHHNVAYWLNADYLGCGAGAHGHRYPQRWHNVLGVEDYIAAVRQGRLPIAETSALSEDDLFEETMLMGLRLNVGVSYAHFRERCGHDLRAIYGATIDELVELGLLTADAVGVRLTPRGRMLGNEVFARFLRERTTSEAIRPSLRT